The following coding sequences lie in one Cydia strobilella chromosome 16, ilCydStro3.1, whole genome shotgun sequence genomic window:
- the LOC134748500 gene encoding uncharacterized protein LOC134748500, whose protein sequence is MKKITLPPAPQVEETRPLTTLSKYMRVQQLKAHFWKRYSKEYISELQSRSKWRTQGAHPQLGEMVIIKDDRLPPNRWLLGRVTAVHPGSDGVNRVADILTTTGTLRRAYNRLCPLPSTLDQAAPDPRGPAC, encoded by the coding sequence ATGAAAAAGATCACATTGCCACCTGCACCCCAGGTAGAAGAAACTCGACCACTTACGACGCTCTCCAAATACATGAGAGTACAACAGCTTAAGGCTCATTTTTGGAAAAGATACTCAAAAGAATACATTTCAGAGCTCCAGTCCCGCAGCAAGTGGCGCACTCAAGGTGCGCATCCACAACTGGGCGAGATGGTCATCATCAAGGATGACCGCCTACCACCGAACCGATGGCTGCTCGGACGAGTCACGGCCGTCCACCCGGGCAGCGACGGCGTCAACCGCGTCGCCGACATCCTCACCACTACTGGGACCCTGCGCCGGGCATACAACCGGCTCTGCCCACTTCCATCAACGTTGGATCAGGCAGCTCCTGACCCAAGGGGGCCAGCCTGTTGA